A genomic segment from uncultured Marinifilum sp. encodes:
- a CDS encoding START-like domain-containing protein: MKKFELEYVLQASTKVVFDRLSSASGLSEWFADDVNQKGNIYTFLWDGSEQKAELLSKKDNRLIRFHWLDSEDKESFFEFKIEIDALTNDLSLIITDFADEDEIDESIELWDSQISELKHVLGI, translated from the coding sequence ATGAAAAAATTTGAACTGGAATACGTACTTCAAGCTTCTACAAAAGTTGTTTTCGATCGTCTTAGCAGTGCAAGCGGATTATCAGAATGGTTTGCTGATGATGTTAATCAAAAAGGAAATATCTATACATTTTTGTGGGATGGCTCGGAACAAAAAGCAGAACTTCTATCAAAAAAAGACAATCGTCTTATCCGATTCCATTGGTTAGATAGCGAAGATAAAGAAAGCTTTTTTGAATTTAAAATTGAAATTGATGCACTTACAAATGATTTATCTCTCATAATTACTGACTTTGCAGACGAAGATGAAATTGACGAGAGCATAGAACTTTGGGATTCTCAAATTTCTGAGTTAAAACATGTATTAGGGATATGA
- a CDS encoding DUF4494 domain-containing protein, protein MTNNWFECKVKYVKVDEVSGKEKKVSEPYLVDAMSFTEAEARIHKELEQMISGEFNVTNISKSNVIELYPNENGDRWYKAKVSFVDVDEASGKEKKTNQYMLAEANNVKQAYEFLEECLSDMIVPFEIPAISESPIMDIFPFFSDEVNEEIPENLKPISEIEPNENDFE, encoded by the coding sequence ATGACAAATAATTGGTTTGAATGCAAAGTAAAATACGTTAAAGTTGACGAAGTATCTGGAAAAGAGAAGAAAGTTTCGGAGCCATATTTGGTTGATGCAATGTCTTTCACAGAGGCTGAAGCTCGAATTCACAAAGAACTAGAGCAAATGATTAGTGGTGAATTTAATGTAACCAATATTAGTAAGTCTAACGTTATAGAACTATACCCAAACGAAAATGGCGATCGCTGGTATAAGGCAAAAGTTTCCTTTGTTGATGTTGATGAGGCTTCAGGAAAGGAGAAGAAAACGAATCAATATATGCTGGCAGAAGCTAATAATGTAAAACAAGCTTATGAGTTTTTGGAAGAATGCTTAAGTGATATGATTGTACCTTTCGAAATTCCTGCAATTAGTGAAAGTCCGATTATGGATATTTTTCCATTTTTTAGTGATGAGGTGAACGAAGAGATTCCAGAAAACTTAAAACCAATTTCGGAAATTGAGCCCAATGAAAATGATTTTGAATAA
- the hemH gene encoding ferrochelatase, with translation MPKKTTILLLNLGTPKSPNVSDVRTYLFEFLNDKRVIDIPWLLRKLLVNLIIVPFRAKGSSKIYKQLWTKDGSPLMIYGEKVKDLLQQELNENYTVELAMRYQEPSMDKVLENIRQNMPDRLVILPMYPQYASSTTGSTFEKAMNIIKNWEVIPEIKLVNQFFDHEGYLNTITDNANKYDLSQFDHFIFSYHGLPIRQINKVHPNRNCHNCNCHKQFMPNTDYFCYKATCFETSRLLAKKLNIPEEKYTVAFQSRLDKNWLEPFSDKVIEKLAKNGAKKLMVFSPAFVADCLETTIEIGLEYGELFKENGGEDLVLVESLNDHPKWIKTLKDLALN, from the coding sequence ATGCCTAAGAAAACCACAATTTTACTTTTAAATCTGGGAACACCCAAAAGCCCTAATGTTTCAGATGTTCGAACCTATCTTTTCGAGTTTTTAAACGATAAAAGGGTTATTGACATTCCGTGGTTGCTACGTAAATTACTAGTCAACCTAATTATTGTCCCTTTTCGTGCCAAAGGATCATCGAAAATCTACAAACAATTGTGGACAAAAGATGGTTCACCATTGATGATTTATGGTGAAAAAGTAAAAGATTTACTTCAACAGGAATTAAACGAGAATTACACAGTAGAATTAGCAATGCGCTATCAGGAACCTTCAATGGACAAGGTTTTGGAAAATATTCGACAAAATATGCCCGATCGACTGGTAATTCTTCCCATGTATCCTCAGTATGCCTCATCAACAACAGGTTCAACATTTGAGAAAGCGATGAATATTATCAAAAATTGGGAGGTGATTCCTGAAATTAAATTGGTAAATCAGTTTTTCGACCATGAAGGATATCTTAATACAATTACAGATAATGCAAATAAGTACGATTTAAGCCAATTTGATCACTTTATTTTCTCCTATCATGGTTTACCTATCCGACAAATAAATAAAGTGCATCCGAATAGAAATTGCCACAATTGCAATTGCCATAAACAATTTATGCCTAATACCGATTACTTCTGCTATAAGGCAACTTGCTTTGAAACCAGCAGATTATTGGCAAAGAAACTAAATATCCCTGAAGAAAAATATACCGTAGCTTTTCAATCGCGATTAGACAAAAACTGGTTGGAACCATTTTCTGATAAAGTAATTGAGAAATTAGCCAAAAATGGAGCCAAAAAGCTTATGGTTTTTAGCCCAGCATTTGTAGCCGATTGTCTAGAAACTACAATTGAAATAGGCTTGGAATATGGAGAATTATTCAAAGAAAATGGCGGGGAAGATTTAGTATTGGTTGAGAGTTTAAACGATCATCCCAAATGGATAAAAACCCTTAAAGATTTAGCTCTTAATTAA
- the hemF gene encoding oxygen-dependent coproporphyrinogen oxidase, whose amino-acid sequence MNKNQITERFKELQNRICKALEKNDGKALFQEDKWERKGGGGGRSRVIKNGDIIEKGGVQFSAVHGKLPHKIKDKLKLSANNFYATGVSLIVHPENPHVPIVHMNVRYFELEDGTFWFGGGIDLTPIYIDRTEAREFHIKLKEVCDRYHKNFYNKFKTWADEYFYIPFRKETRGIGGIFFDHLNDDKGMSKDEIFSFVMDVGNLFAPLYCRIMTKNANKPYSAKEKEWQLHRRGRYVEFNLVLDKGTQFGLDTNGRTESILVSMPPEVKWTYQYEILKGSKEEKTCLLLKKGINWLE is encoded by the coding sequence ATGAACAAAAATCAGATAACAGAACGATTTAAAGAACTACAAAATAGAATTTGTAAGGCTTTAGAAAAAAATGATGGAAAAGCTTTATTCCAAGAAGATAAATGGGAAAGAAAAGGTGGCGGTGGTGGTCGTAGTCGTGTAATAAAAAATGGTGATATTATTGAAAAAGGTGGCGTACAGTTCTCTGCTGTTCATGGTAAGCTTCCACATAAAATTAAAGACAAATTAAAGCTAAGTGCCAATAATTTTTATGCTACAGGAGTTTCCTTAATTGTACATCCCGAAAATCCACATGTTCCAATTGTACACATGAATGTGCGCTACTTTGAATTAGAAGATGGCACTTTTTGGTTTGGCGGCGGTATCGACCTAACTCCTATATACATAGATAGAACTGAAGCCCGGGAGTTTCATATCAAATTAAAAGAAGTTTGCGATCGCTATCACAAAAATTTTTACAACAAGTTTAAAACCTGGGCCGACGAGTATTTTTACATCCCATTTAGAAAAGAAACAAGAGGAATAGGCGGTATTTTCTTCGATCATTTAAATGATGATAAGGGAATGAGTAAAGATGAAATATTTAGCTTTGTAATGGATGTTGGCAATTTATTTGCACCGCTTTATTGCAGAATTATGACTAAAAATGCCAATAAACCTTATTCTGCAAAAGAAAAGGAATGGCAATTACATCGCAGAGGCAGATATGTAGAATTTAATCTGGTGTTAGATAAAGGAACTCAATTTGGCTTAGATACCAATGGCAGAACAGAATCGATTCTTGTAAGCATGCCACCCGAAGTAAAATGGACCTACCAATATGAAATTTTAAAAGGATCGAAAGAAGAAAAAACATGTCTACTTTTAAAAAAAGGAATAAATTGGCTTGAGTAA
- a CDS encoding DUF6787 family protein codes for MFEKLKKRWNITSNFQLILILITFSVTGSISVLVRNPIFEYFSIGSDTHILLRIILSILIITPTYQILLLIVGSLLGQFPFFWNFEKKMIGRFFKKKAVNKSI; via the coding sequence ATGTTTGAAAAACTTAAAAAGCGCTGGAATATTACTTCCAATTTTCAATTGATTTTAATTCTCATAACATTTTCAGTAACCGGAAGTATTTCGGTACTGGTTCGAAATCCTATTTTCGAATATTTTTCCATAGGTTCTGATACTCACATACTGCTACGCATTATTTTAAGCATTCTAATTATTACACCAACTTATCAGATTTTATTACTGATAGTAGGCAGTTTACTGGGACAATTTCCTTTTTTCTGGAATTTTGAAAAAAAAATGATAGGTAGATTCTTTAAGAAAAAAGCAGTTAATAAATCAATATAA